Proteins from a single region of Streptomyces spinoverrucosus:
- a CDS encoding helix-turn-helix domain-containing protein codes for MTTPELDAFAAWVEDLMRSRGYDIDSPRGGGKSRIADEAGVHRAAVTRLLQRQSMPDLETTRRLARVLGVPVRDMLIRSGRLTAEELADPHTHLGSDPVRPAPGRRPTLTEVADLLGVPADRREMFVRVVEQFLPAAEGDEGSPEAGQGGGRRRRTPSTESAATEAPSLISG; via the coding sequence ATGACCACCCCCGAACTGGATGCGTTCGCAGCGTGGGTCGAGGACCTGATGCGCAGCCGCGGTTACGACATCGACAGCCCGCGCGGCGGCGGCAAGTCGCGCATCGCGGACGAGGCGGGCGTGCACCGCGCCGCCGTCACCCGGCTACTGCAACGGCAGAGCATGCCCGACCTGGAGACCACCCGCCGGCTCGCCCGCGTGCTCGGCGTGCCCGTCCGCGACATGCTGATCCGCTCCGGTCGGCTGACCGCTGAGGAGCTGGCGGATCCGCACACCCATCTCGGCTCCGACCCGGTCCGGCCCGCACCCGGGCGCCGACCCACCCTGACGGAGGTCGCCGATCTGCTGGGGGTGCCGGCGGACCGACGGGAGATGTTCGTGCGGGTGGTGGAGCAGTTCCTGCCGGCGGCGGAGGGGGACGAGGGGTCGCCGGAAGCCGGGCAGGGTGGCGGGCGGCGACGCCGGACGCCTTCGACGGAGAGCGCCGCCACCGAGGCGCCGTCACTCATCTCCGGCTGA
- a CDS encoding phage tail protein, with translation MSLSRSLQNTSSALKRFKDQADGAGRGVDALRGKAGSGAGEVKRLKSAAQDAEKELKDLKSASDQAEKSLGKTGRTGSTAGKNLGKYQQGAEKAAKGQDKMNKSMKGNFFGMLMDLLAPLIEKVVEMATRSKTMQKVLKTAFDAIKSVISKVMKAIGPIMKNAAKLIKSVWNGIKSAISAVVKAVATVIRTYFNLWKKVITTALNAIKSVVSSVWRGIKAVISPVVNWVKSAIPGAFRAVKDKLSSIWGGLKGIAGRAFNGIKSAVKGPINAVIGIINRAIGALNGIKVSIPGWVPGVGGKTFGVNLPRIPALAAGGVVMPRSGGVPAILAEAGEAEAVLPLSKLDRLLRSAAARGSAYGPTPALAGGALHIENYYATESSSPQRTADALMYLAKARGWRG, from the coding sequence ATGTCCCTCTCTCGTTCACTGCAGAACACGTCCTCGGCACTCAAGAGATTCAAGGACCAGGCGGACGGAGCCGGTCGCGGGGTCGACGCCCTGCGCGGCAAAGCCGGTTCCGGCGCGGGTGAAGTCAAGCGCCTCAAGAGCGCCGCCCAGGACGCCGAAAAGGAACTGAAAGACCTCAAGTCCGCCTCCGACCAGGCCGAGAAGTCCCTCGGCAAGACGGGTAGAACCGGATCCACCGCCGGTAAGAACCTCGGCAAGTACCAGCAGGGTGCCGAGAAGGCCGCCAAGGGCCAGGACAAGATGAACAAGTCGATGAAGGGCAACTTCTTCGGCATGCTCATGGACCTGCTGGCGCCACTGATCGAGAAGGTCGTCGAGATGGCGACCAGGTCGAAGACCATGCAGAAGGTTCTGAAGACGGCCTTCGACGCGATCAAGTCCGTGATCAGCAAGGTCATGAAGGCCATCGGGCCGATCATGAAGAACGCGGCCAAGCTTATCAAGTCGGTCTGGAACGGCATCAAGAGCGCGATCTCAGCCGTGGTGAAGGCCGTGGCCACCGTCATCCGGACCTACTTCAACCTCTGGAAAAAGGTCATCACCACCGCGCTGAACGCCATCAAGAGCGTCGTCAGCAGTGTGTGGCGGGGCATCAAGGCCGTCATCTCGCCGGTCGTCAACTGGGTCAAGTCCGCGATCCCGGGCGCCTTCCGCGCCGTGAAGGACAAGCTGTCCAGCATCTGGGGCGGCCTCAAGGGCATCGCCGGCCGCGCCTTCAACGGCATCAAGAGCGCGGTGAAGGGCCCGATCAACGCCGTCATCGGCATCATCAACCGCGCGATCGGCGCCCTGAACGGCATCAAGGTGTCCATCCCGGGCTGGGTCCCCGGCGTCGGCGGCAAGACCTTCGGCGTCAACCTGCCACGCATTCCCGCCCTCGCGGCCGGCGGTGTCGTGATGCCCCGCTCCGGCGGTGTCCCCGCGATCCTCGCCGAGGCCGGTGAGGCAGAGGCCGTACTGCCGCTCAGCAAGCTGGACCGGCTGCTGCGCAGCGCGGCGGCGCGTGGATCGGCGTACGGGCCGACTCCGGCCCTCGCCGGCGGCGCCCTGCACATCGAGAACTACTACGCCACCGAGTCCAGCAGCCCGCAGCGCACCGCCGACGCCCTGATGTACCTGGCCAAGGCACGCGGGTGGCGCGGATGA
- a CDS encoding phage tail tube protein — protein MAGTNTSEIRIAGVGRLYVAAADTDVPTAFTEANPATDWSGWTDLGYTSGDGVTFSKKDKLEPVDVWQAVSPVHFVYSDRDLTLKFSLLQFNEDTLPFFMGGGSVSQVGTTGDIYRYDIADRPYANVRALGLEFTDLQAGGSAVTYRFGIPRGQVTAADDIKLARKAPAQLGITFTAMATPDGSPLATFVMKDSSYAAS, from the coding sequence ATGGCAGGTACCAACACCTCCGAGATCCGCATCGCCGGCGTCGGCCGGCTCTACGTCGCCGCCGCCGACACGGACGTACCGACGGCGTTCACCGAGGCCAATCCGGCCACCGACTGGAGCGGTTGGACGGACCTCGGCTACACCTCCGGCGACGGCGTCACCTTCAGCAAGAAGGACAAGCTGGAGCCGGTCGACGTCTGGCAGGCGGTGAGCCCGGTGCACTTCGTCTACTCCGACCGGGACCTGACCCTGAAGTTCTCGCTGCTCCAGTTCAACGAGGACACGCTGCCGTTCTTCATGGGCGGCGGCTCGGTCAGCCAGGTCGGCACGACCGGCGACATCTACAGGTACGACATCGCGGACCGCCCGTACGCCAACGTCCGTGCGCTGGGTCTGGAGTTCACCGACCTCCAGGCCGGCGGCTCCGCCGTGACGTACCGCTTCGGCATCCCGCGCGGCCAGGTCACCGCTGCCGACGACATCAAGCTGGCCCGCAAGGCGCCGGCCCAGCTCGGCATCACCTTCACGGCCATGGCCACCCCGGACGGCTCCCCGCTGGCGACCTTCGTCATGAAGGACAGCTCCTACGCGGCGAGCTGA
- a CDS encoding ATP-binding protein: MDIDPAQPWGTAIDYAGRATVVEDGHTIHVNVTDTGLSSVIEPDSVTGRYPTVYVTAQFTETGGNNVALRGYGQISVQPTGTEPVTPDPTAIQRAVAAAIADFRANTAAYAALCAAWTTPTPPTDPGEEPATA; this comes from the coding sequence ATGGACATCGACCCCGCCCAGCCCTGGGGCACCGCGATCGACTACGCGGGCCGGGCCACCGTCGTCGAGGACGGCCACACCATCCACGTCAACGTCACCGACACCGGCCTGAGCTCCGTCATCGAGCCCGACTCGGTCACCGGCCGCTACCCGACCGTCTACGTCACCGCCCAGTTCACCGAGACCGGCGGGAACAACGTCGCCCTGCGCGGCTACGGGCAGATCAGCGTCCAGCCCACCGGCACGGAACCGGTCACGCCGGACCCGACCGCCATCCAGCGGGCGGTGGCCGCGGCGATCGCCGACTTCCGGGCGAACACGGCGGCGTACGCCGCCCTGTGCGCGGCCTGGACGACACCGACGCCCCCGACCGACCCCGGCGAGGAGCCGGCCACCGCCTGA
- the tuf gene encoding elongation factor Tu has product MAKAKFERTKPHVNIGTIGHIDHGKTTLTAAITKVLHDAYPDLNEATPFDNIDKAPEERQRGITISIAHVEYQTEARHYAHVDCPGHADYIKNMITGAAQMDGAILVVAATDGPMPQTKEHVLLARQVGVPYIVVALNKADMVDDEEIMELVELEVRELLSEYEFPGDDLPVVRVSALKALEGEQEWVDSVLNLMNAVDTAIPQPERDVDKPFLMPIEDVFTITGRGTVVTGRIERGVLKVNETVDIIGIKTEKTTTTVTGIEMFRKLLDEGQAGENVGLLLRGIKREDVERGQCIIKPGSVTPHTEFEAQAYILSKDEGGRHTPFFNNYRPQFYFRTTDVTGVVHLPEGTEMVMPGDNTEMRVELIQPVAMEEGLKFAIREGGRTVGAGQVTKIVK; this is encoded by the coding sequence GTGGCGAAGGCGAAGTTCGAGCGGACTAAGCCGCACGTCAACATCGGCACCATCGGTCACATCGACCACGGTAAGACGACCCTCACGGCCGCCATTACCAAGGTGCTGCACGACGCGTACCCGGACCTGAACGAGGCCACCCCGTTCGACAACATCGACAAGGCGCCGGAAGAGCGTCAGCGCGGCATCACCATCTCCATCGCGCACGTCGAGTACCAGACCGAGGCGCGTCACTACGCCCACGTCGACTGCCCGGGTCACGCGGACTACATCAAGAACATGATCACCGGTGCCGCCCAGATGGACGGCGCGATCCTGGTGGTCGCCGCCACCGACGGCCCGATGCCGCAGACCAAGGAGCACGTGCTCCTGGCCCGCCAGGTCGGCGTTCCGTACATCGTCGTCGCCCTGAACAAGGCCGACATGGTGGACGACGAGGAGATCATGGAGCTCGTCGAGCTCGAGGTCCGTGAGCTCCTCTCCGAGTACGAGTTCCCGGGCGACGACCTGCCGGTCGTCCGCGTCTCCGCGCTCAAGGCCCTCGAGGGCGAGCAGGAGTGGGTCGACTCCGTTCTCAACCTGATGAACGCCGTCGACACCGCCATCCCGCAGCCCGAGCGTGACGTCGACAAGCCGTTCCTCATGCCGATCGAGGACGTCTTCACGATCACCGGTCGCGGTACGGTCGTCACCGGCCGTATCGAGCGTGGTGTCCTGAAGGTCAACGAGACCGTCGACATCATCGGCATCAAGACCGAGAAGACCACCACCACGGTCACCGGTATCGAGATGTTCCGCAAGCTGCTCGACGAGGGCCAGGCCGGTGAGAACGTCGGTCTGCTGCTCCGCGGCATCAAGCGCGAGGACGTCGAGCGCGGCCAGTGCATCATCAAGCCGGGCTCTGTCACCCCGCACACCGAGTTCGAGGCCCAGGCCTACATCCTGTCGAAGGACGAGGGTGGTCGCCACACCCCGTTCTTCAACAACTACCGCCCGCAGTTCTACTTCCGTACGACTGACGTGACCGGTGTCGTGCACCTCCCCGAGGGCACCGAGATGGTCATGCCGGGCGACAACACCGAGATGCGCGTCGAGCTGATCCAGCCCGTCGCCATGGAGGAGGGCCTGAAGTTCGCCATCCGTGAGGGTGGCCGGACCGTGGGCGCCGGCCAGGTCACCAAGATCGTCAAGTAA
- the rpsG gene encoding 30S ribosomal protein S7: MPRKGPAPKRPVIIDPVYGSPLVTSLINKVLLNGKRSTAERIVYGAMEGLRDKTGNDPVITLKRALENIKPTLEVKSRRVGGATYQVPVEVKPGRANTLALRWLVGYSRARREKTMTERLLNELLDASNGLGAAVKKREDTHKMAESNKAFAHYRW; the protein is encoded by the coding sequence ATGCCTCGTAAGGGCCCCGCCCCGAAGCGCCCGGTCATCATCGACCCGGTTTACGGCTCCCCCTTGGTGACCTCCCTGATCAACAAGGTGCTGCTGAACGGCAAGCGCTCCACCGCCGAGCGCATCGTCTACGGCGCCATGGAGGGCCTGCGTGACAAGACCGGCAACGACCCGGTCATCACGCTCAAGCGCGCTCTCGAGAACATCAAGCCGACCCTCGAGGTCAAGTCCCGCCGTGTCGGTGGCGCCACCTACCAGGTCCCGGTCGAGGTCAAGCCCGGCCGTGCCAACACCCTGGCGCTGCGCTGGCTGGTCGGTTACTCCCGCGCCCGTCGCGAGAAGACCATGACCGAGCGTCTGCTCAACGAACTCCTCGACGCGTCCAACGGCCTCGGTGCCGCTGTGAAGAAGCGCGAGGACACGCACAAGATGGCCGAGTCCAACAAGGCCTTCGCGCACTACCGCTGGTAG
- a CDS encoding glycosyltransferase family 39 protein, with the protein MSTAADSATTDSAVSDDEATQRPRTVRRLRVPPGLRPYGAPLLLYGAAKLVGTVVFAILLMASGDFREKNPRFGGGAHWWDVLATWDGWWYLQVAEKGYEPGPLRRLDPGGMFTVEQNSVAFFPLYPGLIRGTSEVTGLGLYGSGILVSVIASFVAAAGIYAVISLLAGARAGTIAAGLWAVAPGAGVEWAVYSESVFVAIAAWCCYCVMKGRWAAAGLLAFVAGLNRPTSAALIGAVGLAALVTLARREGRRKHGVAGPVYAMCAAPLGLLTYVVWVGLSMGELTAYFTLQREGWAHFFDFGSYTLDVLANTAVGKHDYIFAFSVPDLLAFQLVLALPFLIALMLRKRPPLVLVAYTLASIVSVLGTQQIFGNTSRYLLPCFPLLLAPAAAMTRLGWPALTVFFATAAPASGWYAHYVLFELGVP; encoded by the coding sequence ATGAGTACGGCTGCCGACTCCGCGACGACGGATTCCGCCGTGTCCGACGACGAGGCCACGCAGCGGCCCCGGACAGTCCGGCGCCTCAGGGTGCCGCCCGGCCTGCGACCGTACGGCGCTCCCCTGCTGCTCTACGGCGCCGCCAAGCTCGTCGGGACCGTCGTCTTCGCCATCCTGCTGATGGCCTCCGGGGACTTCCGGGAGAAGAACCCGCGCTTCGGCGGCGGCGCGCACTGGTGGGACGTACTCGCCACCTGGGACGGCTGGTGGTACCTCCAGGTCGCCGAGAAGGGGTACGAGCCCGGGCCGCTGCGGCGGCTCGATCCCGGCGGCATGTTCACGGTCGAGCAGAACTCCGTGGCGTTCTTCCCGCTCTATCCGGGCCTGATACGAGGCACGTCCGAGGTGACCGGGCTCGGGCTGTACGGGTCCGGGATCCTCGTCTCGGTGATCGCGTCCTTCGTCGCGGCCGCCGGTATATACGCCGTGATCTCGCTGCTCGCGGGCGCCCGCGCCGGCACCATAGCCGCCGGGCTGTGGGCGGTGGCGCCCGGCGCGGGCGTCGAGTGGGCGGTGTACTCCGAGTCCGTGTTCGTGGCGATCGCCGCCTGGTGCTGCTACTGCGTGATGAAGGGCCGCTGGGCGGCCGCCGGGCTGCTGGCCTTCGTGGCCGGCCTCAACCGGCCCACGTCCGCCGCGCTCATCGGAGCCGTGGGGCTCGCCGCGCTGGTGACGCTGGCCCGGCGGGAGGGCCGACGCAAGCACGGGGTGGCGGGGCCGGTGTACGCCATGTGCGCCGCGCCGCTCGGCCTGCTCACCTATGTCGTATGGGTCGGGCTCAGCATGGGCGAGCTGACCGCGTACTTCACGCTCCAGCGCGAGGGGTGGGCGCACTTCTTCGACTTCGGCTCGTACACCCTGGACGTGCTGGCCAACACGGCCGTCGGGAAGCACGACTACATCTTCGCGTTCTCCGTCCCCGACCTCCTCGCCTTCCAGCTGGTGCTGGCGCTGCCGTTCCTGATCGCGCTGATGCTGCGCAAGCGGCCGCCGCTGGTGCTGGTCGCCTACACGCTGGCGAGCATCGTCAGCGTCCTGGGCACCCAGCAGATCTTCGGCAACACCTCGCGCTACCTCCTCCCCTGCTTCCCCCTCCTGCTCGCCCCGGCCGCCGCGATGACCAGGCTCGGGTGGCCGGCCCTGACCGTCTTCTTCGCGACCGCGGCGCCGGCGTCGGGGTGGTACGCGCACTACGTGCTGTTCGAGCTGGGGGTTCCGTAG
- a CDS encoding tape-measure protein, giving the protein MSAAAAIPLNPLAGVAPALRTFRTGLDQGAGTLASLTSRVKSTVTATDRVRTAAAQGGTALRQMKTNAEAAARSVGRLGQGTATGVKSVGAKAKAASRALAKLKGTGLLTLIGGFVAAAGVVGALLSAFGTAMTIGAVVLAAVNALTRANPLGFVLGLLLPVAGWLIDLALNSETGQRLMRQLATLVLKYVEGYLAVIGPVMKTVGSVVSTYVKGWLALIKGVITGIGAVVGTGFAVLKALTTGDTRALSGKVSAVWRGFKDAVRPAVQWITRDVPRMFSRVKEATAGTLGAIGRFVTTGAQTVAGVIKGPINGLIAFANWVIDGLNSLSFSILGKKFGVDLDKIPMLAEGGVAVPGAARRAGKVLPLTALERQRTLAAERPRHPYRIREFHETSGARSTAEDLLFLASAHART; this is encoded by the coding sequence ATGAGTGCGGCAGCGGCGATACCCCTCAACCCGCTCGCCGGCGTCGCCCCCGCCCTGCGTACCTTCCGCACCGGCCTCGACCAGGGCGCCGGCACGCTGGCTTCCCTCACCTCCCGCGTCAAGAGCACCGTCACCGCCACCGACCGCGTCCGCACCGCCGCCGCCCAGGGCGGCACGGCCCTGCGGCAGATGAAGACGAACGCCGAAGCCGCCGCCCGCTCGGTGGGAAGGCTGGGACAGGGCACCGCCACCGGCGTGAAGTCCGTCGGCGCCAAGGCGAAAGCCGCGTCCCGCGCCCTCGCCAAGCTGAAGGGCACCGGCCTGCTCACCCTGATCGGCGGATTCGTCGCGGCCGCCGGTGTCGTCGGCGCTCTCCTCAGCGCCTTCGGCACGGCGATGACCATCGGGGCCGTCGTGCTCGCGGCCGTCAACGCCCTCACCCGCGCCAACCCTCTCGGCTTCGTCCTCGGCCTGCTCCTCCCCGTCGCCGGCTGGCTGATCGACCTCGCGCTCAACTCCGAGACGGGGCAGCGCCTCATGCGGCAGCTCGCCACCCTCGTCCTGAAGTACGTCGAGGGCTACCTGGCGGTCATCGGGCCGGTGATGAAGACCGTGGGGTCGGTGGTGTCGACGTACGTCAAGGGCTGGCTCGCCCTCATCAAGGGGGTGATCACCGGCATCGGCGCGGTCGTCGGTACCGGCTTCGCCGTCCTGAAGGCGCTCACCACCGGCGACACCCGGGCGCTGAGCGGCAAGGTCTCCGCGGTGTGGCGGGGGTTCAAGGACGCGGTCCGGCCCGCCGTGCAGTGGATCACCCGGGACGTCCCACGGATGTTCAGCCGGGTCAAGGAGGCGACCGCCGGCACCCTGGGCGCCATCGGCCGGTTCGTCACCACCGGCGCCCAGACCGTCGCCGGTGTGATCAAGGGCCCCATCAACGGCCTCATCGCCTTCGCCAACTGGGTCATCGACGGACTCAACAGCCTCAGCTTCTCCATCCTCGGCAAGAAGTTCGGCGTCGACCTGGACAAGATCCCGATGCTCGCGGAGGGCGGCGTCGCCGTCCCCGGTGCGGCCCGGCGCGCGGGCAAGGTGCTCCCGCTCACCGCCCTGGAACGGCAGCGCACCCTGGCCGCCGAACGCCCCCGGCACCCGTACCGCATACGTGAGTTCCACGAGACCTCGGGCGCGAGGAGCACCGCCGAGGACCTGCTCTTCCTCGCGTCGGCACACGCACGCACCTAA
- a CDS encoding phage distal tail protein, which yields MAELTTTAYTDDVPPGSLITRDGQMQWAGLLLGPGTPYEIDRGGLTGWEDLPEYDTGDADHPTAHGAWPGARYAKPRKVGGTVHTVPSANSAEASLTATRILRQALLLGDEERWLAVRLHGETLAVRARISQRVLAADRTYATQGVSRASVQWYATDPRRYSVTEHTAVTGAPQPESGLTWPLTWPLYWGEAASTGDVTAANGGSAPTHPVLTFTGPCAGPTVTDRTTARRLRYQITLAAGDELVVDTAAGTVTLNGTASRRHTAAADSSPEELFAFEPGRAQLAFRPDTHEAGARMTVRWRDAEW from the coding sequence ATGGCCGAACTGACCACAACCGCATACACCGACGACGTACCCCCCGGCTCACTCATCACCCGCGACGGGCAGATGCAGTGGGCCGGACTGCTGCTGGGCCCCGGTACGCCGTACGAGATCGACCGCGGCGGCCTGACGGGATGGGAGGACCTGCCGGAGTACGACACCGGCGACGCCGACCACCCGACGGCGCACGGCGCCTGGCCGGGCGCCCGCTACGCCAAGCCCCGCAAGGTCGGCGGCACCGTGCACACCGTCCCGTCGGCGAACAGCGCCGAAGCCTCCCTCACCGCGACCCGGATCCTGCGCCAGGCCCTGCTGCTCGGTGACGAGGAGCGCTGGCTCGCGGTCCGGCTGCACGGCGAGACACTCGCCGTCCGGGCGCGGATCAGCCAGCGCGTGCTGGCCGCCGACCGGACCTACGCCACTCAGGGCGTCTCGCGCGCCTCCGTGCAGTGGTACGCCACCGACCCGCGCCGCTACTCCGTCACCGAGCACACCGCGGTCACCGGCGCCCCACAGCCCGAGAGCGGCCTCACCTGGCCGCTGACCTGGCCGCTGTACTGGGGCGAGGCGGCCTCCACCGGCGACGTCACCGCCGCCAACGGCGGCTCGGCGCCCACCCACCCGGTGCTCACCTTCACCGGCCCGTGCGCGGGCCCGACCGTCACCGACCGCACGACCGCCCGCCGGCTGCGCTACCAGATCACCCTCGCCGCGGGTGACGAGCTGGTCGTCGACACCGCGGCCGGCACGGTCACCCTCAACGGCACCGCCTCCCGCCGCCACACCGCGGCCGCCGACTCCAGCCCCGAGGAACTGTTCGCCTTCGAACCGGGCCGCGCCCAGCTGGCGTTCCGCCCGGACACCCACGAGGCAGGCGCCCGGATGACCGTCCGCTGGCGTGACGCCGAGTGGTGA
- the fusA gene encoding elongation factor G, which produces MATTSLDLARVRNIGIMAHIDAGKTTTTERILFYTGVSYKIGEVHDGAATMDWMEQEQERGITITSAATTCHWPLENVDHTINIIDTPGHVDFTVEVERSLRVLDGAVTVFDGVAGVEPQSETVWRQADRYGVPRICFVNKLDRTGAEFHRCVDMISDRLGAQPLVMQLPIGAEADFKGVIDLVTMKALVWSAEATKGEMYDTVDIPDTHAEAAEEYRGKLLEAVAENDEELMELYLEGTEPSVEQLYAAIRRITIASGKGGGTTVTPVFCGTAFKNKGVQPLLDAVVRYLPSPLDVEAIEGHDVKDPEQVIARKPSDEEPLAALAFKIMSDPHLGKLTFVRVYSGRLESGTQVLNSVKGKKERIGKIYRMHANKREEIESVGAGDIVAVMGLKQTTTGETLSDDKNPVILESMDFPAPVIQVAIEPKSKGDQEKLGVAIQRLAEEDPSFQVHSDEETGQTIIGGMGELHLEVLVDRMRREFKVEANVGKPQVAYRETIRKAVEKVEFTHKKQTGGTGQFARVIIAIEPIESGDASYEFVNKVTGGRIPKEYIPSVDAGSQEAMQFGILAGYEMTGVRVTLLDGAYHEVDSSELAFKIAGSQAFKEAARKASPVLLEPMMAVEVTTPEDYMGEVIGDINSRRGQIQAMEERAGARVVKGLVPLSEMFGYVGDLRSKTSGRASYSMQFDSYAEVPRNVAEEIIAKAKGE; this is translated from the coding sequence ATGGCTACCACTTCGCTTGACCTGGCCAGGGTGCGCAACATCGGCATCATGGCCCACATCGACGCGGGCAAGACGACCACCACCGAGCGGATCCTGTTCTACACCGGTGTGTCCTACAAGATCGGTGAGGTCCACGACGGCGCTGCCACCATGGACTGGATGGAGCAGGAGCAGGAGCGTGGCATCACGATCACCTCGGCTGCCACCACCTGCCACTGGCCGCTGGAGAACGTCGACCACACCATCAACATCATCGACACCCCGGGGCACGTCGACTTCACCGTTGAGGTGGAGCGCTCCCTGCGTGTGCTCGACGGTGCCGTGACGGTGTTCGACGGCGTTGCCGGTGTCGAGCCCCAGTCCGAGACGGTGTGGCGTCAGGCGGACCGCTACGGCGTTCCGCGTATCTGCTTCGTCAACAAGCTGGACCGGACCGGTGCCGAGTTCCACCGCTGCGTCGACATGATCTCCGACCGTCTGGGCGCGCAGCCGCTGGTCATGCAGCTGCCGATCGGCGCGGAGGCCGACTTCAAGGGCGTCATCGACCTCGTGACGATGAAGGCCCTGGTCTGGTCCGCCGAGGCGACCAAGGGCGAGATGTACGACACCGTCGACATCCCGGACACCCACGCCGAGGCCGCCGAGGAGTACCGCGGCAAGCTGCTGGAGGCCGTGGCCGAGAACGACGAGGAGCTGATGGAGCTGTACCTGGAGGGCACCGAGCCCTCCGTGGAGCAGCTCTACGCCGCGATCCGTCGCATCACCATCGCGTCCGGCAAGGGCGGCGGCACCACCGTCACCCCCGTCTTCTGCGGCACCGCGTTCAAGAACAAGGGCGTTCAGCCCCTGCTCGACGCGGTCGTGCGCTACCTGCCCTCCCCGCTCGACGTCGAGGCCATCGAGGGCCACGACGTCAAGGACCCGGAGCAGGTCATCGCCCGCAAGCCGTCGGACGAGGAGCCGCTCGCCGCGCTGGCGTTCAAGATCATGAGCGACCCGCACCTCGGCAAGCTCACCTTCGTCCGTGTGTACTCCGGCCGCCTGGAGTCCGGCACTCAGGTGCTGAACTCCGTCAAGGGCAAGAAGGAGCGCATCGGCAAGATCTACCGCATGCACGCCAACAAGCGTGAGGAGATCGAGTCGGTGGGCGCCGGTGACATCGTCGCCGTCATGGGTCTGAAGCAGACCACCACCGGTGAGACGCTGTCCGACGACAAGAACCCGGTCATCCTGGAGTCCATGGACTTCCCGGCGCCGGTGATCCAGGTCGCCATCGAGCCCAAGTCGAAGGGCGACCAGGAGAAGCTCGGCGTCGCGATCCAGCGCCTGGCCGAGGAGGACCCGTCCTTCCAGGTCCACTCGGACGAGGAGACCGGCCAGACCATCATCGGTGGTATGGGCGAGCTGCACCTCGAGGTGCTGGTCGACCGTATGCGCCGTGAGTTCAAGGTCGAGGCCAACGTCGGCAAGCCGCAGGTCGCGTACCGCGAGACCATCCGCAAGGCGGTCGAGAAGGTCGAGTTCACCCACAAGAAGCAGACGGGTGGTACCGGCCAGTTCGCTCGCGTGATCATCGCGATCGAGCCGATCGAGAGCGGCGACGCCTCGTACGAGTTCGTCAACAAGGTCACCGGTGGTCGTATCCCGAAGGAGTACATCCCCTCGGTCGACGCCGGCTCCCAGGAGGCCATGCAGTTCGGCATCCTCGCCGGTTACGAGATGACCGGTGTGCGCGTGACGCTGCTCGACGGTGCCTACCACGAGGTCGACTCCTCCGAGCTCGCGTTCAAGATCGCCGGTTCGCAGGCCTTCAAGGAGGCCGCGCGCAAGGCCAGCCCCGTTCTCCTTGAGCCGATGATGGCCGTCGAGGTCACCACGCCCGAGGACTACATGGGTGAGGTCATCGGCGACATCAACTCCCGCCGTGGCCAGATTCAGGCCATGGAGGAGCGGGCGGGTGCCCGCGTCGTGAAGGGCCTCGTGCCCCTCTCGGAGATGTTCGGTTACGTCGGCGACCTGCGCAGCAAGACGTCCGGCCGCGCCAGCTACTCCATGCAGTTCGACTCCTACGCCGAGGTTCCGCGGAACGTCGCCGAGGAGATCATCGCGAAGGCCAAGGGCGAGTAA
- the rpsL gene encoding 30S ribosomal protein S12 yields the protein MPTIQQLVRKGRQDKVEKNKTPALEGSPQRRGVCTRVFTTTPKKPNSALRKVARVRLTSGIEVTAYIPGEGHNLQEHSIVLVRGGRVKDLPGVRYKIIRGSLDTQGVKNRKQARSRYGAKKEK from the coding sequence GTGCCTACGATCCAGCAGCTGGTCCGCAAGGGCCGGCAGGACAAGGTCGAGAAGAACAAGACGCCCGCACTCGAGGGTTCCCCTCAGCGTCGCGGCGTCTGCACGCGTGTGTTCACGACCACCCCGAAGAAGCCGAACTCGGCCCTGCGTAAGGTCGCGCGTGTGCGTCTGACCAGCGGGATCGAGGTCACGGCCTACATTCCGGGTGAGGGACACAACCTGCAGGAGCACTCCATCGTGCTCGTGCGTGGTGGCCGTGTGAAGGACCTGCCGGGTGTTCGCTACAAGATCATCCGCGGCTCCCTCGACACCCAGGGTGTCAAGAACCGCAAGCAGGCCCGCAGCCGCTACGGCGCCAAGAAGGAGAAGTAA